The following proteins are encoded in a genomic region of Ostrea edulis chromosome 7, xbOstEdul1.1, whole genome shotgun sequence:
- the LOC125654888 gene encoding NTR domain-containing protein-like, with the protein MNTFLVLAILSFQVGFIKACTCVDNPTNGCGSQYSVLGAVIGEQAVGDPFTEKIRYTVLVLQVYKTERPLANVVQIEAYVEPSLCGLRLPLGRTFVISGYFDDMNVMNTNACLYVRSWEEMPPWERAGLFCRRRY; encoded by the exons ATGAATACGTTCTTAGTGCTGGCGATATTATCTTTTCAGGTGGGCTTCATCAAGGCATGCACATGCGTAGATAACCCAACTAACGGATGTGGATCTCAGTACT CTGTCCTTGGTGCTGTGATAGGGGAACAGGCTGTTGGTGATCCATTCACTGAGAAAATTCGGTACACAGTTCTAGTGCTTCAAGTTTATAAG ACAGAAAGACCACTAGCGAATGTTGTTCAGATTGAGGCCTATGTAGAACCTTCACTCTGTGGACTACGATTGCCGTTGGGTCGTACATTCGTCATATCAG GGTACTTTGACGACATGAATGTAATGAATACAAACGCATGTCTGTACGTCAGGTCTTGGGAAGAGATGCCACCCTGGGAGAGAGCAGGTCTATTTTGCCGGAGGAGATACTAA